The Buteo buteo chromosome 1, bButBut1.hap1.1, whole genome shotgun sequence sequence TTGAAGTTACTAAAGGTCTACGCATCTGaaaccttttctgcttttagtaACTGTATCAGCTGATAAAAGACACTATGTCCCCTTATAAGCTTACATCCCTTAAATATGCCATGATGCCTAGAATATTATCAGGTCCTCCCAAGGAATAAAATAAgatcatttctgaaaattagatAGACCAAACCAAAAGGCAACCATGACAGCCATGTCCTGGCAGCATGCCTTTCAATtctgggggctgggggcaccATCAGAAAAGAATCAAAGCACTACAGATGGTCTAAAATTGTCCAGCAATCTATTATTAACAAGACAACTTAATTTAGTTAATATAAATCAATGAGAAATACATTGCAAGTGAACAGCATTTCAGTAGAAGTACATTGGCACATGCTTCAAATGGCAGTATCAGACAAACAACTGCCCCCTTTCAATATAGAAATGTTTACATAGTGTCTACAAAGGGAAAATGCAGGGTGATATCGAAAGAGGAACCTTTTTCTAACCAGGAATTTACAGTGCATCAAGTGTTATTCACGAAATGAATGGGAAGCATGGTAATAGCAGAACTATATCTGATAAGCCACATTTATACAATAATTTTCATAATGCTGCtgtaggtatttttaaaaatagttctttaTGTTCATTGCTCTGCCCAACAACTGAAACACCTGTCTTTCCAGAAATGTCACTGATTAACGTAACCACTATACTTCagagatgaagatgaagatgTGAAGCATTAGATTGAAGTGGTTAGTTATGGCATGCATACTACAAAATTTTACTCAATATTATCTGGTGGTAGGAAGAGCCACATGACTGACGTGCAAAAATGCGtatcaaaaaaaggaaagcttgaaATACATGCTCATAGCAGAGATACAACAATACCAAAcattaaggacaaaaaaaaagcaagcgaGCCTGGAGAAAAATGGTGAGTATGACTACAGGAGGAGGGCAAAAGACAATGAATGGTACTGCACATGGCAATGGGAGATATGATGTGAAATAACATCCATAACTCAACCTTACTGCCTGGCACCCTATTTTGGGGACAGTATTGCACCCTATCCAGcgtcctcttcctcttccctcagcTCAGAAAGCATCTTGCTTTGTTTCCTTGAGTGCATGCAAGTAGAATTTGAGAAGTAAGGGATTTTCTTTGAAGCAACAACACAGTGGGTCAATGCAgtgacaaaatacattttacaacTTGCAAGCAATATCagtacataataaaaataattaaacacagCATATGTAATGCACATATTTCTTTTGTATGTGTTGTATGTAGGAACGTACAATTCCTACATTCCCTGATGAACTACCAGCTCTGACAGAGATACTTTAACTTCTTCCCATCAGTAGTGTGGGGACGGGACAGAAGAGAAAGCTATTTGAAAGTGGGGAATGATGGAAATTGCAGTCAGACATCTGAGGCTCTCtgcaagctttattttttacaaCAAATCTGTTTCTCAAGagagaagctgcagctgaacctctgttaaaataataatgatggtAATAATTAATCCCATAACATGCAAACAAGCAGATGCAAAATGAGTAATTGGTCACAGTTGCTTTTGTTCTATGTATATTTCTCATGCAATTATAATTTTTGCTGTAATGGTATCATGGAAGAGGTATCTTAAGCGGACAAAAGTAAAGGAGCAGCACTCCAAACCAAAACTGATTCTTGTAAATCAGGTCTTTCTCAGAAGTAACTACTGCTCATGGTGACTGATATTGCAGATGCCAGCTTAGGAACCAAGTTTGAGGTACACCGAGCAGCTCCGACCCTATCATTTTTTACAGGCCTAGCAGAGAGACAGCATATTTTAAGCCTTGGTTTCACATCTTTATGACAGCTCTAAGTATTTTGTCCTCTTTCCTCACAATATATTAATTACTGGGCTTCAGGGTAAATATTATGCTGATAGATTTGCAAATGCTGAGCTAACCACTCTCTAAGGGATATAATGAAAAGGAGAATATATCACTAATGTGAATCAATCCTAGATTTAAAGATATTGGAGGTAGAAAACTTCACAGTAAAAGAATAATCAGCAGAAATTTCTTCAGGAtgatttaagaaatattttaatttttacttctatAAGCCACTTCTTGCTATATTCTAGAGTGACCTTTCAGGAAATTTACTATATAGTTTCTGAATACATGTTAACATGCCATACTTATTGTTATGAACAGTCCCCTTGAAATTAACGGTACTGCACATGATAATACATTAGCATATGTATGTGTTTGAAAGGTCAGAGAGAATaagatgctgaaaagaaaaccacGCTTGCCTAAAGCAAAGCGATTACTCTAAGGTAATCAAACATAAAAAAGTTGGTTATctgatttctgcttttggatTACAACTATTATGTACAGCCTATAAAGTGCCAGAAATAACATGAAGAGTACCTTCACAAGACAAAGAGAAACTGCAAACAATTTAGAAAATCTTAAAGTAGTGAAACTCAGTGCATCTTGTGTATGGACAGTGGAAATTGTGCAGGGagtgaaaaagaattaaaagattaGAGGATTatattctttcacttttcaaaaTCACCTCTGACAAAATGATTATCCGTTCAAATCACCACATGAATGTATCTTTCTAGTCTCCTTCGAAACTTACTACAATTTAGAAGAGGTACCTGTGACGGGAGAAGTCCTTCTATCTATAAGAATTACACGTGTATCCGAATTTCAGAATTAacaaaaactaacaaaaattaGAGAGACTTTTTAAGTATGCTTAAACTGTTAGTCTTAAGTGCTCCTGAAAATCAGGCTGACAGTATTTTTCTGTCAGGTTTAATCCTGCCCCCATGACCCTCTCTACAAAGCTAGAGTAGTAGATAATAGTATCAGCAAGGACCTCTCAGGATTGCTGTGAGGATTAACAAAACCAACTGTTGTACAAGATTGCTAAATGGAAAttgcaatatttaaaattctgaacTATCTGAACCCtatatttgtattaaatatgGGTGAGgctgaaacaaggaaaatacCCACCTGACTCAGTACCCCTctgaaattttacatttaaaatcaCAATGTGTCCTGCTACAAATGATAGGACATAATttataatgcagaaaaaagtgaaaggtgtttaattaaaatatattttaaatacagctaTAGATTTGAAAGAATGGTAGCCACGTGAAATTATAGTTAATCTtgatacagaataaaaatagaaaagtattATCAAAAGTGGCACCCAGATTATTATTGTAAGTAACATATACTAAAATACAGACTTCAGGAGAGTTAAAGTACAGGCTCTCCCCTGAAGTTTAATACTGGGGGTTAATACTGGGAGTTACCATTAAAAAGTCAGTATTCATATACTTTGGTACCAGTGGTAATAAATCTGGATTAGATCTCCTGAAGAGCCCAAACAGTTTAACAgcctaaatttcattttcagaagcacaTGAGTATTCAGACACATAATTAATTGCCTGTGACTTACAAGAATTATTTCAGTCAAGGTAACTGATGACTTTCATTATCTTAGTCAGGtgtatttttaagattaaatacATTAGCATAAAACTCTTTTTGTATTGCTTCAAGATAAAATTCAAGCTATGTAAATTacttttacccttttttttctccctgttggCAATGGGTGGAAAGTATGCACCTGCTCAGCTATGGCAAATCAGCTGGCATACTGTAACCTGATTAAGTGTCTAAGTTTGTATCATACTTGTGAGTCTAGATCTTATTGGCTTTTAATGAGACTTTGGTTAATACATGCCCAGACTTTGGAAACTGAGGCATAAGCTTAAAGACCACTCAGTGCTTGAAGAGCTTTTCCCTACATCATTTTGAGAAGAGGATTTAGGCTCATATGTCATTTAGAAGAGACAGTTTTCACCCTGTATATTTCTAAAGCAAGACCTCTGTCATGCAACAGTCTCTGAACAAGCAGATCCATGTGGGGTTAACAGACCATCACACACATCAGGTGTGAACCTGCCTGCAAGTAGTTGCTGGGCTGTTGCCTGTATATTTGAAGGCACATTTATTCACTCACTGTAATAAAGCAAATGGTGAATTTTGAAGTGCTGATAACCAGACATGGCAGCTAAACAGAAACGGACATTATATTGCAAAATCTAGTACAGTGGAGAAATCCGTAAGAAGAGGgagatataaatatttaaacacttGGCATTCCCTCaaggactttttaaaatacaaaagtattCTTTCAGGGACTGCACAAACTACAAAGACAAATAATGAAGCACTTAATGTGCTGTCAAGATAGTAAATGCATTAATGAAATAGTCTTGTAtaaaactcttcattttttctaGGGAACATTTAGTTTTGCAGATGCAAATGGATCTCAGTGGTTTAGATTAAATTTGTCATgtttatgcctttttttaaaaaaaaaattacactctGTTTAGTCATACCTCTGTCTCTGTACTCTTTCTGgacaaaaaccaaacctgcaTCGGTTCTTTTTTACCCTTCATAGAAACTGGACCCCTGTACTCCAGGTGGAACTGAGGATCTGAATTTTCTGGTGTCATAAGACACCTGaaattgaaagagaaaacatgtaAATGTATGCACTATGCATGCACACCACACactataaaaaatattaaacatgcTACAGATGTGAGCAAATTAATAAAAGAGACAAATTTATCTCTAGATCATTATTATATTTGCATACCGATAATGGTATATCATAATGCAGTCTGCCATACAGTCTCATGAGAACTCATGTACTTAAATAAAGTGTTGCAGGAGTCCTGTCACTTTCAACTCCAAATACACTGATGTTATACTGacaaagtgatttattttaagatgtcaacaccaataaaaatattgcatcACCCACCTGTAAGTATATTCAGAGACATtgatctttcccttttctccagtAGTTTCTGTTCTGCTTGTTAGATTGACAGTATTTCCAAAGAGACAGTAACGTGGCATCCTTTGGCCTATGACACCTGTGACTACCTCACCAGTATGGATTCCTATTGTTatctttagagaaaaaataaagtttgaatATTCAAAATCAACATAACGAATCTGATGCTTCTGACTAAATACAGATATTATGCCATTTCTATCTACTAGAGTTTATTTCTCCAATGTGCCACTCCTGCTTCTTCAAAGCCttgcattttgtgttttgtgtccTCCCACATGAATGAACAAAATACGTATTTTTCCAGCATGCACCCAGCCATGCTGCTATTATGtactgtgaaattaaaaaaaggggaaagagaggcATACTCTGCAGGTCTGCGTTTAATGAGTACTCAGAAGATACAGAAATGAATGGTATAGGtcaagaaaaaagatgttttttagAGGAAACAtggtattttgcatttaaaagctCAAGAGATAGGACAGGGGTTTGGAGAAGCTCATTCTTATAGCACAGTACAGTTATTCTAAAGCCCCAAATCAAACCTTCTCACTTCTTTGCCCAGTGATAAAGTGAAGTACACAGATCTAAGCTAGGTGTTAGACCAATAACATTCATGTAAATAGAAATATGCATCACACTCATtacttattttgctttctttcaaagcCTTCTGATGAGGACAGGTCAATGCAGCCTCCCCCGTTCTGAATTAATACCACAACATCTTCATAAAATCCCACAATGAGTGAATTTCCACTAATATACATGGTTGCCAGTAATCATTGCCATAACTGCCTGTGGAactgtacttttctttttaatgcaatatTTTCTCATGCTGAGGATCTGAAGCATGATCAAAACTATTAGTGAAGGAATATTATTGTTCTGTTCATAGAGATGAAGAAGACTTAACAAATTGTACTTGATGTGGAATGGGAATTTGTTGATTAGATTGAATTGATCAGAAAACAGACATAAATGATGCATAcctaatgtatttttttaaaaggttaagcACAATATTAGATTTTAAGGTCTGGGAACTGCATGTGTCACATCTACATGTGACTTTTCATATTATTTGTAGCTATCAGTCTCAAAAACTAGCAATAACAAAGTTTGCACCGACTGGGACTTGAGCATTATCGTATTTCAAAGCATTATCATCATATCAAAGAATGGGCTCTTCATTCAAGCCCACTCATTTACTAACCTGTACAGGCTCACCATCTACTTGAACTTGGCCTGCTATTTCCATCATGTCCAATGCCAGGTGGCAGATAGATCGTGCATGATGAATGCAAGGCTCTGGTAGACCACTCACTGTCATATACTTGTCCCCAACTGTTTCCACCTATCaagatacatatttttcaatTACTTTATTACCATGGGCTTTAGAGTACTAGAATGGACGTCGTGCTTCCTTCAAGACTGCTTGTCCTTTCAAATAGTTTCCCTTCACTTTCATTCAAATCACCCTAAATCCCATCATCTCTGCTTGTTACTGAAGAGAATTTATTGTATGCCCACAATGCAACAAATTCAAATGACATTGTGATTGAATGAATTTTAGCCTCCCTTTTGGGGTCTTCTGAATTTCTGTAGAAACTGAGCACTATATTTGTTTTGACTCACACCCTTGATTCACTTGGTACAGGACATAAAATTGATTTCTAGTAAAAGCTAGGAATGAATCTTATATGTATAAACACACAAGCATacacatgtacatatatatggGATCTCTCTCTCCCTATCTACCTGCTACCAGATGCATCTGCAACTATACTTTGGAATGAAATTCACATTGAATAACTGAATAATAAGTTATAATTTACAACCATGAGAACCAGGTATATGACTGAAAAACTTAAAGCACAGGGTCAGCAGAACCACAAACTGCTTGTGTAAGTGTTCACAACTGCTAAAGGTGGAAGTAGATTTATATATCCACCTAATGGGTGACTGTGAAGAAATCCTGCTGAGAACCAAGCCCTTTATGTTCCTTCATACATTTAGAGATAAACAACATACTCTTCTTTACCTATGTAATATCAGGTAACACTGAGACTGAGAACAAAGACTGAGTACctaactatttttttaaaaaagactaaAATCCAAAGGATGGAAAAGAGTGACATGATAGTAAATTATTGAAAAGTCACAgattaaatgctttgaaaatcttCTACTTACCTTATAAACAAATGGATTCCTTCGTGAATCAGTCAGAATATCAAATCTCGTGTAAAGATCATTTAAAAGATTAACAATCTTCATGGCTCCCTCTCCAGAGGCATGTTTACTACAGAAGGCATTGAATCCAACAATGCCACTGAAAAGAATGGTCACATTGTCATACCGCTTAGCTGGAACAGGACGCTTGTGTCTCAGTTCATTTGCCACTGATGGTGGTAGAACAGAGTACAGTAATCTAAAtgtgtaagaaaagaaaggcacaagcaaaacagaaagaatgtGGAGAAAGGTCTTTGCACCAGCACTCTTCAAATATTAACTTAGTACCTCTCATAGTGTTTATTACATACCTGCTTTGTCAAAGAGCAATataaaagatgatgtttactGAACCATATGTTATTTGGGAAACAGGAACTGATCTACATCAGTGTACTTAAAGCCATGACATTTCAAACACACACTAATACACCGAAATTACCAATAAAATGAGGGATATATTACTAATTCTTCTGACATGACCTGTTAATAGTGTCTTGGATCATTTCTGCTTATTGCTTAAGAGTTTCTGCCATATTCTCAGCTCATATAGTCTGGTTTTGCTCACAGAACcataaaaactgcaaaaaaggcCATGAAGAGATCCGACAGTTTTCCACGCTTGATCAACTCATGCATTGCTAAATGCTTCCTCTTCTGTTGAGAATGATGCTTTTAGGGTTTATTGCATGTTTTTATAATTAATAGTCTATATGACATATTAAGACTTGTTCATATTAGAAattatgcaaaaataaaatccaaatcacacacacagagcttcaCTCCACTCTCATGTATATTCCTTCAACTTTCTAACTGCCATCTTAAGGTGTATTTCCCTCCTTACACAGCTAAGTGGGCAAGCTGAAGTTCTCTGACTGTTTCACAATCTTAAGCATCATTTTGTACACAGCCTCCTGCACAAGCCCTCATTAGTTGCATTTTTGGCAAGTTCACTACTGCAATGAGTTATAATTAGTGAATACTTTTGGCACATGATATAGTAACTGACACTGTCTGTTTCAGCGGCTGCCAAGAAGGCTCGAATTCCTGAAGATAAAATGACTTTATAAAGCAAGTAACCAGGAATGaatagaaaaagtattttttaggcttcttttctctctgactCTTCCATTCATCCCTTTCAATAATTTCCACTactactacaaaaaaaatctgtcaataGAATTCATAGCACAACAAATGTTAATTCTACTACTAAACAAGCATAATCCACAATAAATTCTTCTGTTACAGAGATGGGAACTATGTTTTATAAACAAGAGTCAACCATCAACCCCACGTGGCTTGTCACACaaacttttgtttaatttacCTGCCAGTAGTCCTTGAGCTGAGCTGCCATAGACTAATGCTATGAATTTGATTTTATAGTTACCTGTAGAAATGGATTTGGGGCCCAATGCATATACTTTATTATTATGTACTTAAATCTAGATAGTTGTATTATCTAGATAGCCCCAAAAGTTACTACAGGTAACTATAAAATCAAATTCCTAGCATTAGCTTATTGCAAAACCTCACCTTTACATAGACTATTTTCAAGGCTTATaagatgtttttctgttctattaccCTGTGAGCATGGCAGTCCAAAAAGACAAAATGGTCTACAGCTGGTTTACAGAACTCTGTCAAATAGTAGCATTTGGGCATTCGTCAAATTCATCTTGGCTACAGGGACTGCATATAAGAAAATCTGCAAAACTACTGGTTTAGGtaattcacaaaacaaaaagaattatCAGTTCACTTCTCATACATTTCCTTCTCAGGGAAGGAGCCATCAAAACACCTGTGCCTGTAACAGCCTAGACTGCAGATGATATTTGACAatctaaataaagaaataccCTATGAGGCATTGAagtaaaatgttctttcttgaCTCCAAAATTATCGGCCCTGAATATCTCTTATATTCCTTCCAagattctgttattttttgcagaaggtagctataaataatatattgaTGTGACTGTTTCAGCTCAAAATCAGGATTTGATTCTTACgtgtctgtctttttcttttcatcttccagTGCACGCAGTGTGTGCTGCAGTCTGTCAGTGAGGATCTCAAGCTCTTGAGTCAGTTTATATTCCTCTCTGAACTGCTCTCCCAAAAGAACCAGATCACGGGTAGCATCATGCAATGGAATATCACTCAGATATAAACCTCTTCTGGTTAAATCATCCAAGTTCATCACACTGCAATGTGGAGAAATATGTAACAATATGGGTACAATTAAACTTGCCAAACgagcatttaaaattcaaatgagCACCAGAGGCTGCTGAATAAGAGAAGAAAGGTTATGCTTCCGAACTTGTGATGAGCTGTACAACATACCCCTTCTATGAAATACCTTATTTGTGTTCATTCACGTTAACACATGGctctatttttgcatttaaatacagaattctCATTGGTGACTTCCATGAACATATCAAATACACATACTTCAGTACACAGATAAAAGTGAGATTATGTTAAGGTAgcctcttccctttctgtcttCATCCACTCTCTCCCTTTTACACAGGAGATTAACATATCATAACTGTGTAATCTGGTGTGTTAGCTCAACACACTCTTCGCTAAGAAGCCCTCCATTCAATCGCCCATTGCAACCACTTCTTTATAATCATCACTGCTCTATTATATTAAAACTACTGCAAAAATATATGAATCCACAGAGGAAACCAAATCATTGTGCATTTCTTAGCACTCTCAGAGTAAGAAACAAAGGACAAAACTTGCCAAAAATCACGGAATCATAAGGAATTCCCATTTGTACAAACTGGGCCAGAGCATCCTGGTGTTTATATTGAATTATTTAATAATCAGCCATGTTCCGATGTTTAAATGCTCCTCCCTCTTTTAGTATAAACACTTCAAAATCAATGAAATCACTACTTGAACCTATTAATCTCTGTAGTACTATTCCCttaaatgttcttaaaattagtaactgtaaaatgaaaatcaacGTTATAGAACTCTTAAGGTTTAAAGTACCTTGGCGAACAAAGAAAGAGAATGCTGTCTGCTTCAGGCAAGTAGATCATTTGCCCTTTCAGGCGTAAGCAGCTGATTTCGGTGCCAGTCAGTTCATCTTCACATTCCAGCTTTTCCACATCCAACAGCCCCTCCTGGTGATCAAAAGTCACAATTATATAAGGACAATGGTATGTGTGTTATGCACCAGGCCACATACATAAGTGCCTTCACTAAGAAGGCAGTCAGAATGTCTGGAATAGAGTTACAGCCTACGTTAAACCCCAATTAATTTCTCACTTGAACATACCCATATTTTAATACTGTGATTTGCTACCTCAAAGATATAAAGCATGGTATCTTTCTTTACATTCATGTTCAtaacttcttgttttcttctgtatcatTTCTTAACAATAGTTTGACAAAAGTATTGCCTATTCTATGAAGATCTATCTGTGCCTGGGAGCACATCTAAGttatcttgttttctctcaggtacagttttctataaataaacaGCCTCCTTGACGCAGTAGGTGCTACTCTACATGCTACATTCATTCATGTCACCCACCTCCTCTCTTGCCCTCTTTAGAGAAAAGGACACAGAACTGTGTGTGAATGTATGGGCCCAAGCACGAACACATTTCATATTTGTCTCCCATATTGTTATGAAGCAAAAGTATATGTAATTGCCTTTCTACATTTACTTTGGTACAACACCATATAATGGGTTGACCCCTTACAAAGAAAGCATCAGACATGAAGTATACATACTTCATCATGCCTATATAGCATTCTATTTAACAGATACACATGAATTCACGCCTGTGACTTTTTCTTGGCTCAAAATGCAAAAGTAACTGAGCGTACTACTGTGCAAAGAATTTTCTCCGAAGACTTCTGAGCTTTCAGCACTTCTTCTTATCTCTTCAAAGCATACTTACTTAAAGAAAAGCCAGGTGAATATTCTCTAGTTACCTTGGTCCTCAGCACAAAGACTGTATTGATATGTGAGAGGATCCCATGGAAACTAATATCAATATGAGGCCGGACCAAGGAGAAAACTGACAACAGACTGCAATTTCCCGGCTGCagctagaattaaaaaaaaaaaaaaaggggggaaaaaaatagattgtTATGTTTTATAATACAAATATACTGAATGGAAGATAATATATACTTTATGCATTCTCCATTAAAACACAaggtttttaaattaaggaTTTTACATCACAAGTATATTGACTTCAAAGTGCAATTCTAGTCTGCAAGATTACTTTGTAAAATTGTGTTAGACTATCACATTTGTTATCTGTCAAACTGTTCCCACTCTACagtaaaaaaagctttccagtGTCTTCCTCCTAAGTGATGTCCTTCAAACTCCCTTTTCAATGAGCTATGTTCTCTAAAGCACCAACTCTGATAATAAGGATTCTGATAGCCATCCACAGCAGGCTGAATAGTTTGTTATAGCTGTTCAGTGAATCCCCTTGGGAAGAATCTGGCAGAACTACTTACAAAGCTCTTCTTTCAAATCTTTCTGCAAAATTCAGAGAGAAATCACCAAAAACAAATTGCAGGAAAAAC is a genomic window containing:
- the GUCY1B1 gene encoding guanylate cyclase soluble subunit beta-1 isoform X1 gives rise to the protein MYGFVNHALELLVIRNYGPAVWEDIKKEAQLDEEGQFLVRIIYDDSKTYDLVAAASKVLNLNAGEILQMFGKMFFVFCQESGYDTILRVLGSNVREFLQNLDALHDHLATIYPGMRAPSFRCTDAEKGKGLILHYYSEREGLQDIVIGIIKTVAQQIHGTEIDMKVIQQRNEECDHIQFLIEEKESKEEDYYEDLDRFEENGTQESRISPYTFCKAFPFHIIFDRDLVVTQCGNAIYRVLPQLQPGNCSLLSVFSLVRPHIDISFHGILSHINTVFVLRTKEGLLDVEKLECEDELTGTEISCLRLKGQMIYLPEADSILFLCSPSVMNLDDLTRRGLYLSDIPLHDATRDLVLLGEQFREEYKLTQELEILTDRLQHTLRALEDEKKKTDTLLYSVLPPSVANELRHKRPVPAKRYDNVTILFSGIVGFNAFCSKHASGEGAMKIVNLLNDLYTRFDILTDSRRNPFVYKVETVGDKYMTVSGLPEPCIHHARSICHLALDMMEIAGQVQVDGEPVQITIGIHTGEVVTGVIGQRMPRYCLFGNTVNLTSRTETTGEKGKINVSEYTYRCLMTPENSDPQFHLEYRGPVSMKGKKEPMQVWFLSRKSTETEPGPAAALDLCWLCWTCAQPGSGHHLLKHHNIVRNILIRHLLN
- the GUCY1B1 gene encoding guanylate cyclase soluble subunit beta-1 isoform X3, yielding MYGFVNHALELLVIRNYGPAVWEDIKKEAQLDEEGQFLVRIIYDDSKTYDLVAAASKVLNLNAGEILQMFGKMFFVFCQESGYDTILRVLGSNVREFLQNLDALHDHLATIYPGMRAPSFRCTDAEKGKGLILHYYSEREGLQDIVIGIIKTVAQQIHGTEIDMKVIQQRNEECDHIQFLIEEKESKEEDYYEDLDRFEENGTQESRISPYTFCKAFPFHIIFDRDLVVTQCGNAIYRVLPQLQPGNCSLLSVFSLVRPHIDISFHGILSHINTVFVLRTKEGLLDVEKLECEDELTGTEISCLRLKGQMIYLPEADSILFLCSPSVMNLDDLTRRGLYLSDIPLHDATRDLVLLGEQFREEYKLTQELEILTDRLQHTLRALEDEKKKTDTLLYSVLPPSVANELRHKRPVPAKRYDNVTILFSGIVGFNAFCSKHASGEGAMKIVNLLNDLYTRFDILTDSRRNPFVYKVETVGDKYMTVSGLPEPCIHHARSICHLALDMMEIAGQVQVDGEPVQITIGIHTGEVVTGVIGQRMPRYCLFGNTVNLTSRTETTGEKGKINVSEYTYRCLMTPENSDPQFHLEYRGPVSMKGKKEPMQVWFLSRKSTETEV
- the GUCY1B1 gene encoding guanylate cyclase soluble subunit beta-1 isoform X2; translation: MYGFVNHALELLVIRNYGPAVWEDIKKEAQLDEEGQFLVRIIYDDSKTYDLVAAASKVLNLNAGEILQMFGKMFFVFCQESGYDTILRVLGSNVREFLQNLDALHDHLATIYPGMRAPSFRCTDAEKGKGLILHYYSEREGLQDIVIGIIKTVAQQIHGTEIDMKVIQQRNEECDHIQFLIEEKESKEEDYYEDLDRFEENGTQESRISPYTFCKAFPFHIIFDRDLVVTQCGNAIYRVLPQLQPGNCSLLSVFSLVRPHIDISFHGILSHINTVFVLRTKEGLLDVEKLECEDELTGTEISCLRLKGQMIYLPEADSILFLCSPSVMNLDDLTRRGLYLSDIPLHDATRDLVLLGEQFREEYKLTQELEILTDRLQHTLRALEDEKKKTDTLLYSVLPPSVANELRHKRPVPAKRYDNVTILFSGIVGFNAFCSKHASGEGAMKIVNLLNDLYTRFDILTDSRRNPFVYKVETVGDKYMTVSGLPEPCIHHARSICHLALDMMEIAGQVQVDGEPVQITIGIHTGEVVTGVIGQRMPRYCLFGNTVNLTSRTETTGEKGKINVSEYTYRCLMTPENSDPQFHLEYRGPVSMKGKKEPMQVWFLSRKSTETEIL